From Panicum hallii strain FIL2 chromosome 2, PHallii_v3.1, whole genome shotgun sequence, a single genomic window includes:
- the LOC112879410 gene encoding uncharacterized protein LOC112879410 produces the protein MRVHPAPRKRTIAVQRCAAAGALGGKKLRRLPHIFAKVLELPFAADADVSVEEDAAALRFVAAAVDGFSPAGARAHAVEIHPGVTKVVVRDLASGGAHDDDGAAAFELDRWRFRLPPCTRPAMATATYAEGELVVTVPKGAGPDDGDGDGDGDGATVLGGAESVLVLV, from the coding sequence ATGAGGGTCCACCCGGCCCCGCGGAAGCGCACCATCGCCGTGCAGCGCTGCGCGGCCGCGGGCGCGCTCGGCGGGAAGAAGCTGCGCCGCCTGCCGCACATCTTCGCCAAGGTGCTGGAGCTCCCGTTCGCGGCCGACGCGGACGTCTCCGTCGAGGAGGACGCGGCCGCGCTGCggttcgtcgccgccgccgtcgacgggttctcccccgcgggcgcccgcgcgcacgccgtcgAGATCCACCCGGGGGTCACCAAGGTCGTCGTCCGGGACCTCGCCTCCGGCGGCGCCCACGACGACGACGGGGCCGCGGCCTTCGAGCTCGACCGGTGGCGCTTCCGCCTCCCGCCCTGCACGCGCCCCGCCATGGCCACCGCCACCTACGCCGAGGGCGAGCTCGTCGTCACCGTCCCCAAGGGCGCCGGCCCCgatgacggcgacggcgacggcgacggcgacggggcCACCGTCCTCGGAGGCGCGGAGAGCGTCCTTGTGCTTGTATAG
- the LOC112879404 gene encoding FRIGIDA-like protein 4a, with product MASPAAAAAAEAEAGEGAVTGDMVSAGFAELERQQQLLATCTRLYQQLADHFGSLERGLAARSDALRVRRRAFDARTHRALDSLHRREASIDGSVSRALDHLGSLSAASDKGAAPAAADAEEAGLAEGLRALCARMDSAAFLGFVVARRKEADALRAEMPLALKLCVDPAKFVMDAVADVFPVDRREVRSPADLAWACVLILEAAVPALADPDPEIGSARPLVPRAARERARGMAREWKEAAERKGGVEGAKPPDAHAFLQHVATFAVAEREDRPLYRRIVVSFSWRRQMPRLALTLGLEEEMADIIEELIAKRQQLDAVNFAYEAGLQDKFSPVPLLKSYLEDSKKTPSVASDNSSTSSGQSGSNVNKKEQSALRAVIKCVEDRKLEAEFPLEDLRKQLEELEKAKTEKKKAASSASSGGSSGPATKRIRASNGGPMPPAKAGRLTNNASVSSFPAPTTFARSPSHTSYATTSPSHTSYATASPSHASYATASPSHASYATTSPSHASYATISPSHASYATASPYPYDRPAGHGLYCNRSPPAIREAYVYPAEEVASVNVGIALPYSTPPMSYPAPYGGYGNGMAAYNNGMAPAFHQAYYR from the exons ATGGCCTcgccggctgcggcggccgcggcggaggcggaggcgggggagggggcggTGACGGGGGACATGGTGAGCGCGGGGTTCGCGGAGCTGGagcgccagcagcagctgctggcCACCTGCACGCGCCTCTACCAGCAGCTGGCGGACCACTTCGGCTCGCTCgagcgcgggctggcggcgcgctCCGACGCGCTGCGCGTCCGCCGCCGGGCCTTCGACGCGCGCACCCACCGCGCGCTCGACTCGCTCCACCGGAGGGAGGCCTCCATCGACGGCTCCGTCTCGCGGGCGCTCGACCACCTCGGCTCCCTCTCCGCCGCCTCCGACAAGGGCGCGGCTCCCGCTGCCGCCGACGCGGAGGAGGCTGGGCTCGCCGAGGGCCTGCGGGCGCTGTGCGCGCGGATGGACTCCGCGGCGTTCCTGGGCTTCGTGGTGGCCCGCCGCAAGGAGGCCGACGCGCTGCGCGCCGAGATGCCGCTCGCCCTCAAGCTCTGTGTGGATCCGGCCAAGTTCGTCATGGACGCCGTCGCCGACGTGTTCCCCGTCGACCGCCGCGAGGTCCGGAGCCCGGCGGACCTGGCCTGGGCGTGCGTGCTCATCCTAGAGGCGGCCGTGCCGGCGCTCGCCGACCCGGACCCGGAGATCGGCTCCGCGCGCCCGCTCGTGCCGCGGGCCGCGCGGGAGCGCGCGCGGGGCATGGCGCGGGAGTGGAAGGAGGCCGCGGAGAGGAAGGGCGGGGTGGAGGGCGCCAAGCCCCCCGATGCGCACGCCTTCCTGCAGCACGTGGCCACGTTTGCAGTCGCCGAGAGGGAGGACCGCCCGCTGTACCGCAGGATTGTGGTCAGCTTCTCCTGGCGCCGGCAGATGCCGCGCCTTGCGCTCACCCTCGGCCTCGAGGAAGAAATGGCTG ATATCATTGAGGAACTAATTGCTAAGAGGCAGCAGCTTGATGCTGTGAATTTTGCATATGAGGCTGGTCTTCAGGACAAGTTCTCGCCAGTTCCTCTTCTGAAGTCCTACCTGGAAGACTCCAAGAAGACACCATCTGTTGCTTCAGATAATTCGAGCACTAGCAGTGGCCAATCAGGG AGCAATGTGAACAAGAAAGAGCAGTCTGCGCTGAGAGCTGTTATAAAGTGTGTTGAGGACCGCAAACTGGAAGCTGAGTTTCCACTGGAGGATCTCCGGAAGCAGCTCGAAGAACTGGAGAAAGCCAAGACTGAGAAGAAAAAGGCAGCATCAAGTGCTTCCAGTGGCGGCAGCAGCGGCCCTGCAACCAAGCGTATACGTGCAAGCAATGGAGGCCCAATGCCTCCTGCCAAGGCAGGTCGTCTAACTAACAATGCATCTGTGTCTTCTTTCCCAGCTCCCACCACATTTGCCCGCTCTCCTTCCCACACCTCATACGCCACCACTTCCCCTTCCCACACCTCATATGCCACTGCTTCCCCTTCCCACGCATCATACGCCACCGCCTCCCCCTCCCACGCATCATACGCCACCACCTCCCCCTCCCACGCATCATACGCCACCATCTCCCCCTCCCATGCATCATATGCCACCGCTTCCCCTTACCCTTATGACAGGCCTGCTGGTCATGGCCTCTACTGCAACCGGAGCCCACCGGCTATCAGGGAGGCATATGTTTACCCAGCTGAGGAGGTAGCCAGCGTCAATGTCGGCATCGCATTGCCATACTCCACCCCACCCATGAGCTACCCTGCCCCCTATGGCGGGTATGGCAATGGTATGGCAGCTTATAACAATGGAATGGCTCCTGCCTTCCACCAGGCTTACTACCGGTAG